In one Mycoplasmopsis canis PG 14 genomic region, the following are encoded:
- a CDS encoding ABC transporter permease, whose translation MSKFTSFLRSSYIYIILAFIYVPLVFGVIFSFNQPTPKGEFNPTWTGSTLNNWRSLFDAGRDLSLVNTLLLALIVSTLVIVLSLITVYSVYRQKNKLLKTTLSTTSNVPLINPDNITAIGLVLVFSAFFGIVSVDDEGFGRVIIGHTIMTLPYGILLMLPRSEKFNNNLYEASQDLGYSKFRSWIRTYLVYMLPSIITVLVVSSVFSFDDFIITRTVSNTSTLGTKLYEGAFEPWGLVLGSIVLFIVLISNIAYAIYKSKR comes from the coding sequence ATGAGTAAGTTCACTAGTTTTTTAAGAAGTAGCTACATATACATAATATTAGCTTTCATTTATGTTCCTTTAGTATTTGGTGTGATTTTTAGTTTTAATCAACCTACTCCAAAAGGAGAATTTAATCCTACTTGAACAGGAAGCACATTAAATAATTGAAGAAGTTTATTTGATGCTGGTCGTGATTTAAGTTTAGTTAATACATTGTTACTAGCATTAATTGTTAGCACATTAGTTATAGTCTTAAGTTTAATAACTGTTTATTCAGTTTATAGACAAAAAAATAAATTATTAAAAACAACATTATCAACAACTTCAAACGTTCCATTGATAAATCCGGATAATATAACGGCTATTGGTTTAGTACTTGTTTTTAGTGCTTTTTTCGGAATAGTTTCAGTTGATGATGAGGGATTTGGTCGTGTTATTATTGGTCATACTATAATGACATTACCATACGGAATTTTATTAATGCTTCCTAGAAGCGAGAAATTTAATAACAACTTATATGAAGCATCACAAGATTTAGGATATTCAAAATTTAGATCATGAATTAGAACTTACCTTGTTTACATGCTTCCATCAATTATTACAGTTTTGGTTGTTAGTTCAGTTTTTAGTTTTGACGACTTTATAATAACTAGAACAGTTTCGAATACATCAACACTTGGTACCAAACTTTATGAAGGGGCTTTTGAGCCATGAGGTCTTGTTCTTGGTTCAATAGTTCTGTTTATTGTATTGATTTCTAATATTGCATATGCAATTTATAAATCAAAAAGATAA
- a CDS encoding ABC transporter permease, whose amino-acid sequence MNSKIKSLFTFDKKAYLFIPYLFLAIFLILLPILMIVISAFSTKDFDAYVLIKDSNTWNIIGRSLWIGIVSALLCLFIGFPYAYFVSRSKSKLFKIFALSLMISPLAIFTVARIYSIKGLALAIFASNPKSLNNEFFIIFGLTYLNIPLMVMPLYTVFKDMPKNIIEASHDLGFGNVETIFKVVIPYGTKAILSGLGIIFLSSATTFIVSAKLLPDGSQNQLIGIVINSKINPGNKYDLSSGSMLVIVVSAIFIGIYSLLLIVPKIIFKLKKGAHYE is encoded by the coding sequence ATGAATTCCAAAATTAAATCACTTTTTACCTTTGATAAAAAAGCGTATTTATTTATTCCTTATTTATTCTTAGCAATTTTTCTTATATTATTACCAATTTTAATGATTGTTATAAGCGCTTTTTCAACAAAAGATTTTGACGCTTATGTTTTAATAAAGGATTCAAACACTTGAAATATTATTGGTAGATCTTTATGAATAGGTATAGTATCAGCATTATTATGTTTATTCATAGGATTTCCTTATGCTTATTTTGTTTCTAGATCAAAATCTAAGTTATTTAAGATATTCGCTTTAAGTTTAATGATAAGTCCTTTAGCAATTTTTACTGTTGCACGTATTTATTCTATAAAAGGTCTTGCATTAGCAATATTTGCTTCAAATCCAAAATCGCTAAACAATGAATTCTTTATAATTTTTGGATTAACTTACTTAAATATACCTTTAATGGTTATGCCTTTATATACAGTTTTTAAAGATATGCCTAAAAACATTATTGAAGCTAGCCATGATTTGGGTTTTGGGAATGTAGAGACAATTTTTAAAGTAGTTATACCATATGGGACAAAAGCGATATTGAGTGGTCTAGGAATTATTTTCCTTTCAAGTGCAACTACATTTATTGTTAGTGCAAAACTACTACCAGATGGATCTCAAAATCAATTAATAGGTATTGTTATTAACTCAAAAATCAATCCTGGAAACAAATATGATTTAAGTAGTGGTTCAATGCTTGTTATTGTAGTTTCAGCAATATTTATCGGAATTTATTCACTATTATTAATTGTTCCTAAAATTATATTTAAATTAAAGAAAGGGGCACATTATGAGTAA
- a CDS encoding ABC transporter ATP-binding protein, producing MNKNNKKNQKHIIELKNIVKTFDNKTVLNNIDLKINRGEFVTLLGPSGSGKTTILRLIGGFEWATRGEIKFNGRDIKDLSPHKRNVSTIFQDYALFPHLNVEGNILYGLKIKRVQKEEINQKYISNLEIKKTKWENKAKQEMKKLDDIQEKFINELQKLKPGTYQYNKRQRWLDDSDFKYSYWENFVELKVQDYENKYFKRKMTKDELKAKAKRIIDIVGLSGNETKAISELSGGMKQRVALARSLVIEPEILLLDEPLSALDAKIRQKMQILLRTVQQELGLTFIFVTHDQDEALELSDRIAIMRDGIIEQYDTPKNIYDYPVNIWVAKFIGDSNIFNGKMVQDGNVKLFGREYKTIHEEDEFEKNMEVDVLIRPEDIDITNNTTSKDGKIIGWVKEISYRGSYYYLTIESDEGNIFHVETAKKFDIDEMVYLSWTIDSIHLMKKDTKWDYSQNEFQN from the coding sequence ATGAATAAAAACAATAAGAAAAATCAAAAACATATTATAGAGTTAAAAAATATTGTTAAAACTTTTGATAACAAGACTGTTTTAAACAACATCGACTTAAAGATTAATAGAGGGGAATTTGTTACCCTTTTAGGACCTTCTGGTTCAGGAAAAACAACGATATTGAGATTAATTGGTGGTTTTGAATGAGCTACACGTGGAGAAATTAAATTTAATGGAAGAGACATTAAAGATTTATCTCCACACAAGAGAAATGTTTCTACAATCTTTCAAGATTATGCACTATTCCCGCATCTAAATGTTGAGGGAAATATTCTTTACGGATTAAAAATTAAAAGAGTGCAAAAAGAAGAAATTAATCAAAAATACATTAGTAACCTTGAGATCAAAAAAACTAAATGAGAAAATAAAGCTAAACAAGAAATGAAGAAGCTTGATGATATTCAAGAAAAATTTATTAATGAATTACAAAAGTTAAAACCAGGAACATATCAATACAATAAACGCCAAAGATGACTAGATGATTCTGATTTTAAATACTCATACTGAGAAAATTTCGTTGAATTAAAAGTTCAAGATTATGAGAACAAGTATTTTAAACGTAAAATGACTAAAGACGAGCTTAAAGCAAAAGCAAAAAGAATTATTGATATAGTTGGGTTATCAGGAAACGAAACAAAAGCCATATCAGAATTATCAGGTGGAATGAAACAACGTGTTGCGCTAGCAAGAAGCTTAGTTATTGAACCTGAAATTTTACTTTTAGACGAACCGCTTAGTGCATTAGATGCAAAAATTCGTCAAAAGATGCAAATTTTATTGAGAACAGTTCAACAAGAATTAGGTCTTACATTCATTTTTGTAACACACGACCAAGATGAGGCTTTAGAATTATCTGATAGAATTGCTATTATGAGAGATGGTATCATTGAACAATACGATACACCTAAAAACATTTACGATTACCCTGTAAATATATGAGTAGCCAAATTTATCGGTGATTCAAATATTTTCAATGGTAAGATGGTACAGGATGGTAATGTCAAGTTATTCGGAAGAGAATATAAAACAATACACGAAGAAGATGAATTTGAAAAAAATATGGAAGTGGATGTTTTAATAAGGCCCGAGGATATTGATATTACTAATAATACTACCTCAAAAGACGGAAAAATTATTGGTTGAGTTAAAGAGATTTCATACAGAGGTAGTTATTACTACTTAACAATTGAATCAGATGAAGGTAATATATTCCATGTAGAAACAGCTAAGAAATTTGATATTGATGAAATGGTTTACTTAAGTTGAACTATTGATTCAATTCACTTAATGAAAAAAGATACAAAGTGAGATTACAGTCAAAATGAATTCCAAAATTAA
- the rpsR gene encoding 30S ribosomal protein S18, whose protein sequence is MSYIKRKKAFVGRKKVCSFCEDNIHYVDYKDTELLNKFISSTGQIKPKSITGTCAKHQRKVANAVKRARFIALIPYTIVRTRSISK, encoded by the coding sequence ATGTCATACATTAAACGTAAAAAAGCTTTTGTTGGAAGAAAAAAGGTTTGTTCATTTTGTGAAGATAACATTCACTATGTTGACTACAAAGACACAGAATTATTAAATAAATTTATTTCATCAACAGGTCAAATTAAGCCAAAAAGCATTACTGGAACATGTGCAAAACACCAAAGAAAAGTTGCAAATGCAGTAAAAAGAGCTAGATTTATCGCTTTAATTCCTTACACAATTGTGCGTACACGTTCAATTTCAAAATAA
- a CDS encoding single-stranded DNA-binding protein, translated as MLNKVSLIGRTTHDVELTFTKQGIPYTRLSLAVERKRISSSSEKQTDFIPIVLWRTQAEFAKNFLKKGTLVYVEGELHVNQYTNQSNQLQRTTDVTVFEIKLLESRSSVVQRTGITTEGVSKRETQYQQPEKNNIKPDEELKNLYNEDTSFNSLHEIGISVFDDDNDDSLFIKEN; from the coding sequence ATGTTAAATAAAGTTTCTCTTATCGGAAGAACTACACATGATGTGGAGTTAACATTTACAAAGCAAGGGATTCCTTACACAAGACTTTCTCTTGCTGTTGAAAGAAAAAGAATTAGTAGTTCATCAGAAAAACAAACTGATTTTATACCAATAGTTTTATGAAGAACTCAAGCAGAGTTTGCTAAAAACTTTCTAAAAAAAGGTACTTTAGTATATGTTGAAGGTGAATTGCATGTTAATCAATACACTAATCAATCTAATCAATTACAAAGAACAACAGATGTTACTGTTTTCGAAATAAAATTATTAGAATCAAGATCATCAGTTGTTCAAAGAACCGGCATTACTACTGAAGGGGTGTCAAAAAGAGAAACTCAGTATCAACAACCTGAAAAAAATAACATAAAACCCGATGAAGAATTAAAGAATCTTTATAATGAAGATACCTCATTTAACTCATTACATGAAATTGGGATCTCAGTTTTTGATGATGATAATGATGATTCTTTATTCATTAAGGAAAATTAA
- the rpsF gene encoding 30S ribosomal protein S6 yields MSKYEIMMIVDPKADVKVAFDLLSEVFGKGVQKAEKLENNRLAYKIKKSEFGQYVLANVETEGSNISEFTRRTNIIKEVWRSLVINLDSEKGLSSKKASKKPVRAKRVFERKPRENSTENSEKQTRAPRAPRAKKVVEE; encoded by the coding sequence ATGAGCAAATACGAAATTATGATGATTGTTGATCCAAAAGCTGATGTTAAAGTTGCTTTTGACTTATTATCTGAAGTTTTTGGAAAAGGTGTTCAAAAAGCTGAAAAACTTGAAAACAATCGTTTAGCATACAAAATTAAAAAATCAGAATTTGGACAATATGTTTTAGCTAATGTTGAAACTGAAGGTTCAAATATTTCTGAATTTACACGTCGTACAAATATTATTAAGGAAGTTTGAAGATCACTTGTTATCAACTTAGATAGCGAAAAAGGCCTATCATCTAAAAAGGCTTCTAAAAAACCTGTTAGAGCAAAAAGAGTTTTTGAAAGAAAACCAAGAGAAAACTCAACTGAAAATTCTGAAAAACAAACTAGAGCTCCAAGAGCTCCAAGAGCTAAAAAAGTAGTTGAAGAATAA